aaggaattcagctatgtaattcctaaatgaaaactcaagtcagccgtcaacctttttttatggtgttttaattacaaactggaggaagaaagtattagagggagagaggggggcggagagagagagagggaaaagggagagaagggaatagggcttaaatacccactctgcttaggctgagccaaagcgggcccaaggccctggatagccaaggcaaagagagagatcagtccctatcactcacgtgaccaaaaaggagaaaacagtctgtgggctcctccaactccaagcaccaggctccaaccacctctctccctcctcccggaaagtcacgagaactcctgagctgtcctctacctcacttcctgtgtctcacatgtgccaatggcagctctagcttgacttaggaccgcccagaggtctgtcctttttgcacatgtctgttgaaggccatctcctcagataattaaatcttgagttttgctgcagcccttcctcatcttgttaccctgagtagggtggagaatgtggtttccaagacctgattctgttattccaagtgtctctattgttattgatcaggaaatagctaaattcgatcttctaaagaatggtctgaatagggtgggggagttttgaaattcacaattgatcttcctaaaacaccAGTCTGAGCACGCTACAGCCTCCTCTCCACTCTACCCTCATTGAGTCATCTCTAGTGGTTCTCGATTCCTTCCAAGATCCTATATATAATGCTGTGTTTTGCTTTTAAGTGCCTTCGTAACCTGgcccttccttccttatctcctacTTTATTCTCCTCCAAATATTTCAGTGGCACTCCTCTCCTTGCTCTTCCTCTTAAAGAATACTCTAATTTCTAACTCCTTGCCTTTGTagtggctgtcccccatgcctggaattccttCTCCTATCCTCCTCCTGGCCTCCCTGCCTTCCTGAAAGTCTCAGCTTCCTCAAGAAGCCTTTCTAACTCTCCTTAATCTTAGGGCCATCCCTATGAGAATTTCCCCAATTTAATCAACATTAATTAAGATACTGGGCCAAGTACTGgagatagaaataagaaaaaggattGCTTCTGCCCTCCGGGAACttacagtcttttttttaattgcacaaTTAGAATTGTATTGACATTTTTTATCTCATTCATTTCCAAGTCTATCTGTCCCTTTCCCCTACTGGGACCAGCCCATGTTGGGTAGTTCATGCAGTTTTCTGTATCCACAATCTTCTCCTTCTGCAGAGACGCTTCTTTAGTATCGAGGTTGGCCGCGATCGTTATCCACGGCTGCACTTCCCTCTTTGTTGCTTTGAGTCGCCCATGGACACGTCTGCTCCTCACCAAGCGCTGGAGAGACGAGGATCGAGTGAAGCAGGCCTTCGCCTCGCTCTTCTTTCCCTGCACATGGTGGTAGCCATTGGGTACATGGTTTTCCTGCGCCGCAGTTCGCTTGGGGCTTCCATCCCTTGTGCCCGTTGTTATCTAGAACACAGTCGTGGTCCTGAGGCTGCTTTGGTCCCAACCCTCGCAGGAGGGATCATCTTCAGCTCTTTGTGGACTGCATGAAGTGCCgctctgagtgtgtgtgtgtctgtgtgtgcccGTGTGTGcctgtgcgtgcatgtgtgtgtgtctgtgtgtgtgtgtctgtgtgtgcctgtgtgtgcctgtgtgtgcctGTATGCGTGCCCATGTGTGCGTGCACACATGCAAAAGAATCAGTGAGCCGTGCAACTTTGCACACACCCAAAAGGACACTGGACACTTGGGAGGGAAATGAGGAGTTCCAGGCTGAGGCATCTTAGTTCTGCGGCGTTGAAACCGAGTCGCGCTGCAGATGAAAAGTGCGGTCCGTCTTGTCTACGTCGGGCTTctgagagaagggaagggttcGCCTTTCTTTCTCGGTGCCTGGTGCAGcgactggcacacagtaggcagctaataaatgttatttaaggAGATGGCTCTGAGCGGTAACCCGGCCTGGGGCGGGGATCGAGACGCCGAGGCCTGCGCGGTGTAGCAGGGACGGGACGTGTGGGGAGAGGCGACGTACGCGGGCAGACCTGCCGTGCTCCTTTGGCTCTCCCTTGGCGCCGAGCGCACTTTCACAGCGCCGCTCCCTGTCTGCGCTTTCTTCCAGGTGGGCTGGACGAGACGCTGCACACCATCATCGACTATGCCTGCGAGCAGAACGTCCCCTTTGTGTTTGCCCTCAACCGGAAGGCTCTGGGGCGAAGCGTCAACAAAGTCGTCCCAGTCAGTGTGGTGGGGATCTTCAGCTATGACGGCGCTCAGGTGAGTGGCCGCGCGCCTCCTCCTCCTGCCTTCCCCCACGCACCTTGGGATTCTCCCTGTGGAGCGAGGCTTCCTGGCGCTCCCGGATGGAGCTCTTGCCAGCGTGCTAGTCTCTGGGACCGGAGGCCCCTTTATTTCCCAAGAGCCTTTTGGGGAGCGGCAGGTACAAcagggagggaggtgggaaagTGGTGCTAAGCAGAACCTGGGTGGGGCTGACCCAGAGGGGCTTCGTCTCCTTCTGGTCACTGTTATGTGCTTCATAGAGGAATGCGCGTGCATAGTGCTTGGCGTCCCCActggctcctcctcctcctcttttatcTTGGAGAAGAGGAAAGCTTTGGTATGGGGGGGCTGGGGGGGTCACTTCTTATGGACCACCTGCTGAGGAGAGGCCTCTGGGTGAATTGTCCAAGGACGTGTCCTTGCCTGTGACTGTGGAACCCTCGTAACAGGACTCGGAGCAGCGAGTCACTTGTCAGCTTGGCAAATGACTTCAAGGCAAACGGGACGACGACAAGTCAGCCGGCCTTTACTAGGCACCTGCCTGCGCCTCGGGGCCGGCCCTTCAGACGAAGGAGAGCGGGAAGATGAGGGAGCACTTGCTGGCCGAAGGCGGGCTTGAGTTGAGACGTCAAGAGCAGCAGACAGATGAAGAGAGCCTCGCAGGCCTGGATGACGGCACGGCGAGAGGCGGACTCTCTCACGTGACTCAGCAAGGAGCCAAATACCAATAGGCGGTCGTCTGTCGGCAGGAGCCAGATGTTAGCAAGGACACGGCTGTGAGGAAGTTCTGAAAACAAGGATCCTCCATTCGGTCCTGGCACGTATGGATGGGGGGAGGCGGAGTCGGGGGACACACAGTCAGACCTTTACTTTAGGGAGACTGTTTTGTCAGCCATGGAGTGGGGGGAGATCTGACTAAGGGAACCAAGTGGGCCATGAGTCCCGAAGGTGTATGGTGAAGAGGAATTGCACCAGGTGCAAGCCTGAATAGTAAGAGGGACATTtataggaagggagggagaatattATCAGTTCACTTCTGGACCTTAGCGAGAGAGATTTATCAGACATTCAGGTCGAGATGTCCACGAGGCAGTTGGAAGTgtgagactgggggggggggggtcaggagagaggttaggtctagagaaatagatctgagaatctgCTGCATCCACAGGTTGATGGGATCATTCAGTGGAGCAGCAATactgagagagaagaggagagggcccAGATCTTACCTCGTGGGTCCCCGTGGGGTAATGGGTTTGgtctggatgaagatccagcagcAAAGGACACTGAGAAGgattgaggagagagaggaagaggcagagacagagagagagacacacacagagagggagggagacagagaaagaaggagagagagaggcagagacagagagagagacacagagagagggagggacacacacacagagagggagacagagagagagagagggagagagagacagagagacagagagacagagagacagagatagagacacacagagagagggagggagacagaaagaaagagagagatagagacagacacagagagaaaccgagagggagatggagagagacaccACTAAACTTTGGAGAGTGGTCTCACTAGAAAGATGAAACGAGAAGCCAAATTACAGCTGAGAAGAGAAGGACAAAAGGAATACGGATGTCACTTGTAGAGAACCTCAAGCTGTTTCGCTACGAAGGAGAGGAGAAAGTACAGCTTGTGGGGTCGGAGAGTTCTTGAAGCAAGTGATGTCGTCGTGCTTTTAGGCAGCAGAGAAGGAGCCAGTCGGAGAATCTGTTTAAGAATGGGATGAGCATATGTGGAGGTGCCGGCCTTGTGTTTGAGTGAAAGTGATGAGACAGGCCACATAGTAATCATTTTATTCGGTCAAAAGCAGTGgagataaaagatggaaaaacggggggggggggtactttCTTTGCTGCTCCATTTAGTTTGCTGCCGTGTGGCTGCTAGTGGGGCCCCCGAGCCACACGCACAGCAAAGTCCGGCCAGCCACCAACACAGAAGAGAAGAGATCGAAATCCGCTTTTGCCTGAGTTGATCAAACTTTTTCTCCCTCTGCTAACCCTCACGTGCTTCTCTCAGGAGCCCAGGACAGCTTTGTTTTGGGGACACCCGCGCCCTGCCTCTCTGGCTGCCATTCTGTCCTCATGACCCGTCCGCTCACGTGATTTCCTTCACACAGTCCTTGCCGCCAGGCCAAGTTCAGGAGCTCACCCCAGGGGTGCAGGTGGCTGACAGGAAATGATGCCCCTGCACAACCCCAGAAAGGGGGAGGCCACCTTTTCCATGTGGGACAAGAGCAGAGGGTGTCAGGGAAGGAGAGATGAGGGAGCGTCTACTGAACGGGCTCCAGGAAAATGTGGATTAGGGTTCTCAtcggggggggaggggggcagagcCGTGGTGTGTTTGAGTCGAGATGTAAAGGTTTGGAGGTGCTACTCTGCTGGATCGGGGGGGTGGTGTCGTCCCAGGGGAGGCTATGTGGGAAGTTCTGAGGACTCCTGGCAGGAGCCGTCTAGGACGTGGCCAGGGCAGGAGTCAGAGTAGGGTGAGAAGGCAAGGGACCAGGGGAGTTCCCAGCATCGGGGTGATGGGAAAAGTCGGTCTGCCGGGCACGGCAGAGGCTGGAGCAACAAAAGAGGGAGGATCAGATGAAGAAGTGGTGGAAGCTGGAACACAGCACTGATGGCAGGATAAAAGGTGGGACGGCTGGGATGGAGGAGGGGGAGGTCCTAGGACAGACCCTCATCTCACCTGCTTGGAGGGCTCAAGTGGCTTCCTAATTGTGTCCAGTTTACGCTCTGCAAAGCTGCCAGAAACCGTGTTTCCCTGTTCTGTTTCCGATCCAATAGAAAGTCCAGTCTGAATTTCAAAGGCCTCCCCCCTGGCCTGTGCACTTCCTCCCTCACGACGTTCCATACTAGACTTCTCCGCTCCTCAGGAGAACGTAGAGCCTCCGAGAGGCAGGATCGCTCCCTTTTTGTCCCCGGGCCCGGCACGTCGTAGGCATCTAATGACTGAACCTGGTGGAGCCGGGACGGCCGATGTCCTCCCTGTGGAGATGCATTGAAGCAGCTGGGAAAAAGCACGTGCGAGTCTTCAGGCCTTGCAAGGCCTGTTCTGGGAGAGGCGGCTGTTCTCCTGGGCCCAGAGAGCAGACGGCGGAGTCGTTCGACTGGACATGAGGGGGAGACTGAGCCGGGATTAGCGCGCAAACGCTGAAGATGTGCAGGAGATGCTGGCTCAGGGACAGGCTGGGACTGGCCGCTGGCGTTTCTTTGAACTCTTGATTTTGAATACGCCATTTTTACTGGGTCAGCAACGGGTGACGAGCATCGATGATGGTACAGAGAAGGGCGGCGTCCTTGTCTGAGACCAGAAGAGAGCGTCCAGCCAATGCCTCCGTTTCCGTCCTGGACGTATGAGGCCAATTCCCTCCCCGAGTGGCTGGAGAGAGAAGATCTGAAATAGCTCCTGTGGGAAGTAGAATGATGAAGGGTTGCTTCACTGCCGTGATTGTGATGGCACAGCCCGGTGCAGTTAGGTAACAAGTGCCAATAGGAGTGAAAGCACTGGGTCATGGGAGGTTTGGGGCAATATGTTATCATTTTGGACAAGGAGACACGGATGCAAGAGTCGAAGAGAGTGTGCCCAGTTCAGGAGGGATAACCGAGGACAAGGCATCGCCCCGCGATTAGGTTGCATTTGAACCACCTTAATTTTACTTTGCATTCAAACTTTTTACCCCCTGATGCTCATCATTGCCACTCTACCCATTTTCAGCAAATGTCTCATTAAGAGgattatttcttccctttattgTTACAACTGTATGTTTGTTCTGTTATCAGCTGGCATCACTGAAATTTTAAGATGAAAAGCTTTTAAGAAATCAATTAGAGTAGCTTATTGTTAAGAGGTCAGGAGTGACCAGTTTGCTTTCTGTTTTGCCCCAGGACCAATTTCACAAGATGATAGCCCTGACAATGGAAGCCAGACAGGCATATAAGATTATGTTATCAACTTTAAAGGAGGAGCCTGAAGCACTGGAGACGGAGAATCCTCCATCCCCCTCGCTCCCTCGTCCAAGCGAGAGCTGCCCTTCAGAACTTGGTCAGACGAGCGACCCCACACAGGAAGAGGAACCGAACTACAGTAAGTGGATTTGGGATTCTTAGTAACGGACGCTGATGTGGAACATGACAGGAAGCATTGAAAACGAAATGAAAAGGGATCCTAAAGGTCATCTAGGCTACTCA
The window above is part of the Monodelphis domestica isolate mMonDom1 chromosome 7, mMonDom1.pri, whole genome shotgun sequence genome. Proteins encoded here:
- the LOC130455436 gene encoding uncharacterized protein LOC130455436; this encodes MITYCPKPPMTQCFHSYWHLLPNCTGLCHHNHGSEATLHHSTSHRSYFRSSLSSHSGRELASYVQDGNGGIGWTLSSGLRQGRRPSLYHHRCSSPVADPVKMAYSKSRVQRNASGQSQPVPEPASPAHLQRLRANPGSVSPSCPVERLRRLLSGPRRTAASPRTGLARPEDSHVLFPSCFNASPQGGHRPSRLHQVQSLDAYDVPGPGTKRERSCLSEALRSPEERRSLVWNVVREEVHRPGGRPLKFRLDFLLDRKQNRETRFLAALQSVNWTQLGSHLSPPSRWPPPFWGCAGASFPVSHLHPWGELLNLAWRQGLCEGNHVSGRVMRTEWQPERQGAGVPKTKLSWAPERST